cgccgtcgtgctgctggatctccatcaacctctccttcccccttgctggatcaagaaggaggagatgtctctcccaaccgtacatgtgttgaacacggaggtgccgtccgttcggcgctcggtcatcggtgatttggatcacgacgagtacgactccatcaaccccgttcacttgaacgcttccgctcgcgatctacaagggtatgtagatgcactcttttccctctcattgctagaagactccatagattgttcttggtgatgcgtagaaaaaatttaatttccgcaacgatccccaacagttaTTTCGCCCGAGACCCTGTGCCCCTGCGCCCCTTCCCATCTCCCCACCCCTCACCCTCCCCCCGTCGGCAGTTGCTTCATTTTCTCCCCCAAGTcgccctctctccctctctcatcTCCTCCACTCTCCCCCTCTGATCTTCACCAtttttgcggatcgagatggcccCGAAGAGAGAAACGTAAGCTCCTCCGAtccctccaattagtttttgcaaaCTTGCTTCCGATTCGACGCATTATTTGCTTGAAATCCCTCATATTTTTGAACTTAGATTGGATTTTTTTCACCTAAGATTGTTTTAGGTTGATTGTAGTTCTAGTTCTTAGTTCTTTAGTAACTACTGGTATTGGATATGAATTCTTATCAATAGTTCATATGTTAGtgtgaagatgaaccctagttcataattttttttgttaaaaaaattaCGATGTAATGTTGATATGAGGATGAACCCTAATTtgatgatgcatgttgatatgagGATATGATGTAGtgtgaagatgaaccctagtttgatgatgcatgttgatatgatgatatgaagatgttgtttggaaaaaattatttaaaaatatgatgatatgatgtatgttggaggattttttttgatatgatgcatgttgatatgatttGATCCATCATGTGTAGTAGATGTTGTTGGAGGAATATGCTTAAGattttattttgatatgatgcatgttgatatgatttTGATATGATTTGATTTCATTGTTTGTTTATGTATGCTTATGCTTATGATGCTTTTGTTTGTGAAATTCTATTAAGGCGGCCACCTCTTGCGGACAACATCGGCCCACGGTACTCCATGCTGGACTGGGCATTCGACAAGGGTCATCGTGCCCATTTCATAGAGAACGGAGAGGTAAGTGATATGAATGAAATATTGATCAAAGTTTTCGGATTGATGAAAATAATTTTCTAACTTTTGGCGTTCACTTTTTGACAGATGCTCCAGCCACTGCGCATGAGGGGTCACGGGGTTCATGGGCATATGGACTACGACGAGCGCTACACGCCGTTCTTCAAGAAAGCCCGTCTGTTGGGTTTTGTGTTCCAGTTCAAGCGTCAGCCACCGACACTTGTCCACGCAGCTCTGACAGCGTTGATTGACCGGTGGTGACTGGAGACCCATTCTTTCCATCTGCCATGCGGGGAGATGACGGTGACCCTCGAGGATTGGGCGATGATTACTGCCATGTCGATCGAGGGTCATGCACTCACCGGGCGAGTGGAGAGGACCAACTAGCAGGAGAGGGTTGCCACCCTCATCGGTGACTGCCCCGCTGCTAAGGGTAACCGTACATCCGGTGTGCCGTTGATCTGGCTCTCGGAGCACCGGCAGAAATGCCCCGAAGGCGCCGACGAGACGACTGTGGAGTGGTACGCGAGGGCCTACCTGTGGTACATTCTCACGGAGGTCGTGTTTCCAGACAGCTCCGGGAACTCTGCCAACTGGTCGTATCTCTTCTTCCTAGCGGACTGGGATGCAGGGTACAGTTGGGGGACCGCATCTCTCGCCTACCTATACCTTTCGGTAAGAGAGTATCTAATTGCCTACCTACCTACCTACGAAAGTGTGTCCATGACATTTTGTTATATCTGATCCTTATTTGATGTTTTGCAGCTTGACGACGCAACGCAGAGGATGGGAGACAAGTCCAATATGGGTGGCTTTGTCTGGACCTTCTCCGTTTGGATGTGGGAGCGGCTGCCGGTGGGGCGTCCGGAGAAGATGCCAAGACGCCCATGGGGTGCCTATAGCGAAGACAGCGACGAGACTCGACACCCCACTGTAGCTTATGAGTGGGACATTGTCAAACTCTACACGGGCCTAAACAAGACTTCGTACAAGACCTACACCAACGAGTTAGACGCTTTGACGCATACGCAGGTATATGAACTCGCTCAACACCGTTCTCTTTGATTCCACTTTTGGCCGAGAGTGGGAACTTACCAACGTATATGTAATAGGTAAACTAGTGTCCGTATGACCGAGAGTGGGACTTTGATCTGAATGTGATGTGCGAGGCGGACCGTGGTCTCTGGCGGTGCATCGTGCCCATGATCTGTGTGTACGCCGTCGAGTGGCACTTGCCACACCGCGTGGCCACGCAGTTTGGGGTGTATCAGCATACCCCACCGGGCCAGCCCACCGATACCGGCGGCCACACGCTCCACCTGTGAGTGCTTTGTTCTCTATGCACATGATTTCATTGCGTGGAGACTTTATTATGATGTTTCTTGTGGCCTATGCCTTGCAGGATGAGCCGGCCGAAGAATCAGTCGATCACAGACTGGGGAGAGGAGCATAAAATTCATGTGACGGAGTGGAATCGACGGAGGTACCGGAAAGACGTGGAGAGGAAAGTGACGGACTGGGATGCTTACCTGGACCGACACATGAGGTGGTACGATGATGGCCGGAAGCACCGTCTTCGTCTCAGGCCTCGGTGGACGGCGGAAGACATCGCAGAGCTGGAGAGGGATGACCCCGAGGAAGCAACCTACCAGACCGGCATCAGAGACATGCATAGTGGATTTAGGGAGTTTGCACCCCTCATCAACAGAGTGGTAAGTTTGAACCGACGGTTGTATTTAAACTATTCTATTCATCATCATGACTGACTTATGCCGTTGCAGTCTGCTGAGCTGAACAGATGCATCTTTGATGCCTCAGATGCACTAGGTGATATCCTCGGGAGCATACAATCTGAGAACAAAATGAGGGGGACGATGAAGGTACAATTTCAGCATCCTTGGAACAGATGCATCTTGTTCACTTGCAATCCTAAACCTGATACTTATTATGCCCTTGTTTCATTGTGAGTGCAGAAGTTCGTGAAGCGTTGTCGCAAGCTAGTAGGGCTGCTTGGGTGTGCTGGAGCTGGGTCCGTTGAAGCTTATCAACATGTAGCCACACAGGTTCACATCGGCTCATCAAGCCAGGTTCCTTCGTCATCTAGGTtggctgaggaggaggaggaggaggaggtggaggaggtggaggaggaggaagaggatgaggaggaggaggaggccacatatgaagaagggaaggaggaggatgAGAGCAACCGGGAGGAGGAGTACGATGAAGATTATGGACCTCCACCAACTCAATCATCTCAACCACCTCAGTTGCCGAAGAGGAATCCGAAGAAGAAGGATTTGCTGAGTCCGGACCCTTTCCAGAGACCGGTTACTCGATGGCCCAAGAAGAAGACTGAAGAGACTCGTACAAAGAGTAACGAGGACCGTACCTCCAAGAGGGGAAGGAGCAACTGATTATAATCTTCGATAGTTGGCTCTTGTAGTTGGGTTGTCTATGTGTTTGCTATTTGGTTGAACTTCGTTTGGTTGAATTTGTCTAGTGGTTGTGAAACTACGTGGAACTATGTGTTTGCTATTTGTGGATCTATGTGTTTGCTATTTGTGAAACTCCGTTTACTAATTAGTTGAACTCCGTTTGCTACAATGTGTATGTGATGCCCAAGTTTAATTGTTTAAAATATGTGATATTGCTGTCATATTTGTGAAACTTGTTGTGATATTGCTGTCATATTGAATTTGAAAAGAAGCAACCAAATGAACTTGGAACAACAAAACAGAGGACCCTACCGTCGGtttcaaaaccggcggatctcgggtagggggtcccga
This sequence is a window from Aegilops tauschii subsp. strangulata cultivar AL8/78 chromosome 7, Aet v6.0, whole genome shotgun sequence. Protein-coding genes within it:
- the LOC141028022 gene encoding uncharacterized protein yields the protein MCEADRGLWRCIVPMICVYAVEWHLPHRVATQFGVYQHTPPGQPTDTGGHTLHLMSRPKNQSITDWGEEHKIHVTEWNRRRYRKDVERKVTDWDAYLDRHMRWYDDGRKHRLRLRPRWTAEDIAELERDDPEEATYQTGIRDMHSGFREFAPLINRVSAELNRCIFDASDALGDILGSIQSENKMRGTMKKFVKRCRKLVGLLGCAGAGSVEAYQHVATQVHIGSSSQVPSSSRLAEEEEEEEVEEVEEEEEDEEEEEATYEEGKEEDESNREEEYDEDYGPPPTQSSQPPQLPKRNPKKKDLLSPDPFQRPVTRWPKKKTEETRTKSNEDRTSKRGRSN